One genomic segment of [Phormidium] sp. ETS-05 includes these proteins:
- a CDS encoding DUF1830 domain-containing protein — protein MAQILDPIPTDCSYHILCCYANTTSKMQIARIANIDNWYFERVVFPGQRLVFEAPPEGILEIHKGSIASAIVADRIPCVSLQVQETSPPNAKELILC, from the coding sequence ATGGCTCAAATCCTAGACCCCATCCCAACAGATTGCTCGTATCACATTCTGTGCTGCTACGCGAACACCACCAGTAAGATGCAGATTGCCCGCATCGCCAATATTGACAACTGGTATTTCGAGCGAGTGGTGTTTCCGGGCCAACGCCTGGTGTTTGAAGCACCCCCAGAGGGGATCTTGGAAATCCATAAGGGATCGATCGCCAGCGCGATCGTGGCCGATCGCATCCCCTGTGTCAGCCTCCAGGTGCAAGAAACTTCCCCACCCAACGCCAAAGAACTAATCCTCTGTTAG
- a CDS encoding prohibitin family protein, giving the protein MKTNYTQGITALITGVITSLIILISLSSFVIINPGEAGVISVLGKARDGVLLEGIHIKPPLISKVDVYDVTVQKFEVPAQSSTKDLQELTARFAINFRLDPTQVVVIRRTQGTLENIVSKIIAPQTQESFKIAAALRTAEESITQRSQLKNDFDNALSERLAKYGIIILDTSVVDLNFSTEFARAVEDKQIAEQRAQRAVYIAKEAEQEAQAEINRAKGKAEAQKLLAETLKAQGGELVLLKEAIQSWREGGAQVPQVLVIGDKSGALPFILNLDKGMEKK; this is encoded by the coding sequence ATGAAGACAAATTACACCCAAGGTATTACCGCCTTAATCACTGGCGTTATTACCTCCTTAATCATCTTGATTAGTCTCAGCTCCTTCGTCATCATCAATCCCGGAGAAGCCGGAGTCATCAGCGTTTTGGGGAAAGCTCGAGATGGGGTACTATTAGAAGGAATTCACATCAAACCGCCCCTAATCTCCAAAGTAGATGTGTATGATGTCACCGTCCAAAAATTTGAAGTACCCGCCCAAAGCTCCACCAAAGACTTACAAGAGCTAACCGCCCGGTTTGCCATCAACTTCCGCCTCGACCCCACCCAAGTAGTAGTAATTAGGAGAACCCAAGGCACCTTAGAAAACATCGTTTCCAAAATTATCGCCCCCCAAACCCAAGAATCATTTAAAATTGCCGCCGCTCTGCGCACCGCCGAAGAATCAATCACCCAGCGGAGTCAGCTAAAAAATGATTTTGATAATGCTCTGAGCGAACGATTAGCTAAATATGGGATTATCATCCTCGATACCAGCGTGGTTGATTTGAACTTTTCCACCGAATTTGCCCGCGCTGTAGAAGATAAACAAATTGCCGAACAGCGCGCCCAGCGAGCGGTGTATATTGCCAAAGAAGCGGAGCAAGAAGCCCAAGCAGAAATCAACCGCGCTAAGGGGAAAGCGGAGGCGCAAAAACTCCTAGCCGAAACTCTGAAAGCTCAGGGGGGTGAGCTAGTGTTGCTGAAAGAAGCGATTCAATCTTGGCGCGAAGGTGGCGCCCAAGTGCCCCAAGTCCTAGTGATTGGGGATAAATCTGGGGCTTTGCCTTTTATTTTGAATTTGGATAAAGGGATGGAGAAAAAGTAA
- a CDS encoding HAD family hydrolase: MGKKLQALIFDVDGTLADTERDGHRVAFNRAFADAGLNWDWSVELYGKLLTVAGGKERIRYYLQNYLPEFELPPDASSWIAGLHAAKTQHYQQLLSEGAIPLRPGVRRLLEEALDQGVLLAIATTTAPDNAETLLKAAIAPEAVSWFKVIAAGDIVPAKKPDPAIYQYTLKALDLYPEECLAFEDSHQGVVSATRSNLKTIITFNGYTHHHDFTGASLVLDHLGEPDQPFTVRTGDAGDATHFHLELARKIIG; encoded by the coding sequence ATGGGGAAAAAATTACAAGCCCTAATTTTTGACGTTGATGGCACCTTAGCAGATACAGAAAGAGACGGACACCGGGTGGCCTTCAACCGCGCTTTTGCAGACGCGGGATTAAACTGGGATTGGTCCGTGGAACTATACGGAAAACTGCTCACAGTGGCTGGAGGCAAAGAACGCATCCGGTATTACCTGCAAAATTATCTACCAGAGTTTGAGCTACCACCAGATGCCAGCAGTTGGATCGCCGGTTTACACGCTGCCAAAACCCAACATTATCAACAATTGCTCTCAGAAGGAGCGATTCCCCTGCGTCCGGGAGTCAGGCGGTTGCTAGAAGAAGCTCTGGACCAAGGTGTGCTATTAGCGATCGCCACCACCACCGCACCAGATAACGCCGAAACTCTGCTCAAAGCCGCGATCGCGCCGGAAGCCGTATCCTGGTTTAAAGTCATCGCCGCAGGCGACATCGTACCCGCCAAAAAACCGGACCCCGCCATTTATCAGTACACCCTCAAGGCTCTGGACCTATACCCCGAAGAATGCCTCGCCTTTGAAGATTCCCACCAAGGGGTAGTATCAGCCACCCGATCGAACCTCAAAACCATCATCACCTTCAACGGCTACACCCACCACCATGACTTTACCGGAGCGTCCCTCGTATTAGACCATCTCGGCGAACCAGACCAACCCTTTACCGTCCGCACCGGAGATGCAGGTGACGCCACCCACTTCCACCTAGAATTAGCTCGTAAGATTATCGGCTAA